ATTGCAAATAGATTACAACATCCAACTCTAGGAAGCTCGCCAtcatataaaagtaaaaactcTAGTTTTATCTCTTCCCAATTACACAATGCATTACAAAAAGATGCGGCGAAGAGAATAGACCTTAGAACGCGTCAAAATTAGTTGTCGTGAAGAGCCTTCATCAAATGAAGTCTGTTGAAACTCTGTCCAGCAACCCTGAAATATTTCATTGCACACAAAGTTATTATTCAACTCTTCCGAAATTGAGAAAACACGTTAGCTTCTACAAGATATCACAAGGAgtggaaaattatttttggagAATAAGATCAGTAGGCAGCAGCGCTGTACCCATTAATTTGATTGCAGTAGTTTGCTATTTGATTTGTTATGAGATAGCTATCCAAACGTGATGGCTCGGGGAGTGGTTTAAAGATGGGGTTTGTAGGATCCTCCTCAGGGAGAGGCTCTTCACCTGCAGCCTTCCTCGTCATGTTTTCGGCTCTACAAAACAGATACCAGATATGGATGAACTTGGACGATAAGCAAATGTATCTTACAACAAGATTCCGCATTGTGATTGTAAGGAATTACAATGCCAGCCAAATGTAACCAAAACATTCATGTGAAAAACCAAGAAAGAATTACCTTCTCTTTTGAAGCCATGATTGTTGCTGAGCTTGCTGACGGGTCAGGCTCCGATAGTAAAATTGGAACTGAACAAAAAAGATTCATTTATAGTGTGCCACAACAAATCATAAAacagaaattaaagaaaggaTGAATCATAATATGCACATAAAGACTTCAACAGAAGACACGAACCTTCTGTTGCTCGACTGACAAATCATCCATACATTCAATCAGAAATTCCACATTCCTCTCCATAAATGGATTGGTTGAAAGTTGCAAGCGGTCATAATCACACTGCAACAGTGATAATccaatcaataaaaaaaaacggaatgataaaatttagatCACCTATGTTGATGACAGCACCCACAAGTTACGTTTTACCTGGGTGACAGGAGAGTCAGATTCAAGCTCCGTCATAAAGGCACTAATGAGGGCAGAATTTGAAACTTTGATCTGAAcgaaacaagaaacaagaaacgtGGCAGTGATTATGTTATATTGTCTGcttaaaaaatctcaaaaccTATAATGACTTTCAACCAATCATTAGAGTATAGTCCAAAGGAGGAAATAGGGTCCAAGGAGCTTACAGGTATTTCCTCAAAAATATCCACCCACGATAAGTTCTTCTCCCTCAATCTGTTGCATAGTGACAAAAGTTTCCAATAAATAACTtgacttaaaagaataatagcAATAAGCTTACATACTTCTCTCCAGTAAAGCTGTTGGTGCGGTAAAGTTCCATAAAAGAATCTGAAAGTTTCAATGCTTTAAGAGCTAAGACGCCTTGATTAGACCTTGATGGGTCATAAATTATGCAGACGCACCGCCTAATATTTTCCTGCAAGTTTATGTTAACTGTCAATAAAAATGccctaaaatataaatgcaaATAAGAAAAGCTTCTAATGATGAAGATATAACACATAAAGatctttaaaagttttgagGGCCCAACTTCTGAGTTCGAGAATGGAAACagatttttattgattatcaaataatagaaaaagtcATTACAAGAATtctatgaagaaaaatataaaagtagaGAATGACTAAACCAATACCTGATAATTCATAAACGTCTCAATCAGCTCTACAGTCTGATATGAACCTAAGAAGGTTGACTGGTACCTGAATATGATTAATCAAAATGTCAACCAATCCAAATGAATAATGAGAAGAAATTAGTTTCAGCCTATTTATCAATAATGCCAATCAAGTAAGCAGAAGAGCTCACCAAGATGACATTGTCAGTTAATAATTAACTTCCATTGTGGAGCACAAAAAACAGTACACTTCTTTTACATTCATGAACCCAACCAAAAGAAAAGCCAAATGAAGTATCAAGTCTACATTTAAATACCTCAAATTCGCAAAAGTATGTCTTTATCCAAACCAAATTAACCAAGGCTAACCAAAGTGCCGGGGTAAAGTTTTACATCCTTATATTACCCAATTAATAATGCCAAGTTTTCCATAAATATGCACTATCATAAAACTAAGCTTAC
This is a stretch of genomic DNA from Cucumis sativus cultivar 9930 chromosome 4, Cucumber_9930_V3, whole genome shotgun sequence. It encodes these proteins:
- the LOC101211860 gene encoding eukaryotic translation initiation factor 3 subunit H; its protein translation is MANSMARSFLQVAATEEVASPLRVVQIEGLVILKIIKHCKEFSPALVTGQLLGLDVGSVLEVTNCFPFPTREEDEEIEADGANYQLEMMRCLREVNVDNNTVGWYQSTFLGSYQTVELIETFMNYQENIRRCVCIIYDPSRSNQGVLALKALKLSDSFMELYRTNSFTGEKLREKNLSWVDIFEEIPIKVSNSALISAFMTELESDSPVTQCDYDRLQLSTNPFMERNVEFLIECMDDLSVEQQKFQFYYRSLTRQQAQQQSWLQKRRAENMTRKAAGEEPLPEEDPTNPIFKPLPEPSRLDSYLITNQIANYCNQINGVAGQSFNRLHLMKALHDN